In Heptranchias perlo isolate sHepPer1 chromosome 9, sHepPer1.hap1, whole genome shotgun sequence, the sequence CTGGAATATttgatcaactttgcttccaatttccagccTCCTcctgccttcacatggtccatctctttcccttcctcgacttctctatctccatttctggggataggctgtcaaccaacatctattataagcccactgactcccacagctaccttgattacctcTGACCACACTTCCTGTAAGAACTCTATTCATTCTCCTGGTTTCTCCGtctctgttgcatctgttctgacgatgccaccttccacatcagtgcttccgataagtcttcctttttcctcaaccgaggattcccctccactctaGTTaatggccctcgaccatgtccatcccatttcccgtacttctgccctcaccctttcccctccctcccagaaccatgatagggtcccccttgtccttaccttTCACCCCTACTAGCCTCCACATTCactgtatcatcctctgccatttccaccacctccagcgcgatcccaccaccaaacgcatCTTCAACTCCCCCctgtttcagcattctgaagggaccattccctctgcgacaccctggtcccctcttccatcatccccaaaacccactccccttcccacggcaccttcccgtgcgagcgcaggagatgcaacacctgcactttcacctcctcccttcccaccgtccagggtcccaaacactccttccaggtgaaacagcgatttacttgaacTTCTTTCAATTGAGTTCTCCatgcagcagagaaggttgagagaagatttaatCGAAGCGTTCAAAAtcctgaagagtttagataaagtaaataagcagaaaatgttgccattggcaaaagggtcaagaaccagaggacacagatttaagatgattggcaaaagaaccgaaggcgacatgaggaaaagcttttttacgcagcgagtagttatgatctggaacgctctgcctgaaaggatggtggaagcagattcaatcatggctttcaaaaaggaattggataaatacttgaacggaaacttttgcagggctacgagaaaaaagcagggaaatgggacgaacgggattgctctttcaatgagccggcagtggctcgatgggctgaatggcctccttctgtgctgtaaccattctatgattccatgattgtatagtatactgtatttgctgctcacgatgcagtctcctctacactggggagaccaaacgcatgttgggtgaccgctttgctgaacacttccgctcagtccgcaaacgtaaccctgaccttccggtcgctttcctctttaattctctgtcccactcccactctgacctctctgtcctcggccccttacactgttccaatgaagttcataGAATGataagggacaggaggaggcccttcagcccatcgtgtctttacctttcccattcccaccctccttgacttgcaccatcatcccttttgtcatttgatctctcttgccctccacccatcacagaccttcccttttgttcttttgtcccctccccttccttccccaccccccctttctctgcctctgcacttgcttaaaaactgttcaatctcgaacttcttccagttctgaggaaaggtcatcgacctgaaacattaactctgtttctctctccacagatgttgcccggattgctgagtattttcagcattttctgtttttatttctgtataAATGGACATTGTTTGTTCACCAGGAGTTCCAACATACAAAGACATTATGGACAGAAATCACCAAAGAAAATGGATCAATCACAGAGTCAACTCTGTAAAAAGACAATTTATGGATGGAATCAATTTGGACCTGAAGTTTTCTGCTGAAAATAATTCTGCCATCAAATTGTTGATAACTGACCTGGTTGCCGAAACCACGAAGAAATTTCACATTTTAATACCTGGGTCTCAGGTAAAGGAGCCGTTATTTATTAAATGGGGATAAGCAATTTAGTTTCTACTTAATTGTAAAGACCATTGATATTTTTCTGGATAAGTGAATTGAAATCCTGATTTTTAGCTGCTGTTTATCAGTGCATCATCTTGTTCCAAAGCTGCTTTAACCATTGCTGAGGTTAGAAATTTTAGATTGAATCAGTTTAAATGGATATACAGCAAACTTGATGCTGCACCACTTGTAGCCCAGAATGATACAAGTGACTTGAGGCCCGGCTTCCCGGACCAGCATTGTTCGAACTGTAATTTTAACATCGGTtcttagaatgttacagcacagaaggaggccattcggcccatcatgcctgtgccagctctttgaaagagcgatctaattcgtcccactcccctgctctttctccattgacctgcaattttttcccttcaattatttatccaattcccttttgaaagttactattgaatctgcttccaccgccctttcaggcagtgcattccagatcataacaattcactgtgtacgaggacacccaagtctctctgaacaccaacatttaatagtttctcaccatttaaaaatattctgtttttctattcttcctaccaaagtgaataaccttacatttccccacactgtACGCCACCTTGGATCActattatactctctggagtttagaagagtgagagatgatctcattgaaacatataagattatgagggggcttatgaggttgtttcccatggctggagagtctcgaacaaggggcatagtcgcaggataaggggtcggccatttcagactgagatgagttggaattttttcattcagagggttgtgaatctttggaattctcttccccagaaggctgtggatgctgagttgttgattatattcaaggctgagataaatagatttttggactcttggcagaatcaagggatatggggattgggctggaaagtggatttgaggtcaaagatcagccacaatctgtttgaatggcggagcaggctcaaggtgcaatgtggcctcctcctgcttctgtttcttatgttcttctgttctaaGACCTTGTTAACTCAGATTGCAGTGATTTAATTCTTGACCTTAAGTCCTAcactcaaatagcctgccagcactcaatgtCTGGCCTCGTGTAAACAAACTTTGGCCAATTTGACTAGGTATTGGAGTGTGGCTGGCCCTTTTGGGACTGCAGTTTGGTCACAACTTAATGCcttttgaagaggaggagagaaaactgacagaaaattggaggaagaaggTGAGTGAGCAGTGGGGAATCGAACCTGATTAATATTTGATAACCGAGGATCCTATTAATTCTAACTCACTATTTGCCCCAACTTTATCCTGTTCCTTTTTATACAGTCATGAACACTGTCGAACTCCTAACCTGTTAAATTCACAGCTCCCATGGAGCCTGTGCGAGTGCATATAAAAACCATATAACTACTAGTGATATCCAACATAAGGTATGAGATGAAACTAACTTCTTCTTGTTACTCTTTGGCCCTTAGGTCACATTTAACGTGCCTTGGTCTCCAGACTGCATTGATGGCCGATGCTATGACTTTTTGAGAATTGCAAATTCCTGTGACTTTTTATTTGTGATGTCCTATGATATGCAGAGTCAAATGTGGGACATTTGCTTTTCAAAGccaaatgctccctattaccagactttatcaggtatgtacaataagaccatctggttcagggtctacctgcccgatatcaatgtgaatctaggaccctcattattattttccccatttaggtTACTCCGCTTATATCAATCTGGGAATTGATTCCAGAAAGCTCGTGCTGGGAGTTCCATGGTATGGTTATGACTATACTTGCAGGCAGTTGTTTGAGGTAAGGTGTTGTCATTATCTGGCTTTCAGATATCCTAATTATTGAGAATTAACTTTAGTAAACCGTTGTCTTGTTGCTGTGCAAACTATCCCATTGATTCCCTTTTCTGAGGAAATTAATTGTTTGCATTGCACAAGAAATGAGAGTGAAGTCAGTTCACCTGAAactcatccctctggtacattatctGTCCGAACAGGGCATCGAATTATATTTTGGAACAGTCCAGTATTTTTGCCTCTGTTCACTTGCTTGTAGACTATTTCAAAAACTTCTCTTTACATAAAGAAGATTTTTGATATCTGTTCTatgtttacttttcactaatttccacATGCATCCATTGGCTGGGCTTACCTTACCCGTGCTATTCAACATTTTATTCCACTGAGGCCTCCCCTTAATTGCATTCTTCTGAGCTACAAATCTTAAGcttctgctaatcttttctcaaaactcattcctttacaattttttttatttgttcatgggatgtgggcatcactggtaaggccagcattttttgcccatccttcactgcccttgagaaggtggtggtaagccaccttcttgaaccgctgcagtccgtagcaaagattgtacaactgagtggcttgcttggccaattcagagggtgattaaaaaTCAactatattgctgtgggtctggagtcacatatcggccagagtgGATGAATTCGTGAACAGATGAAATACAACAATCCCATAgtctcatggccaccattactgaaaatagtttttttaaatttcagattttatttagttgaaattaaatttcccagctgctgtagcagaatttgaactcatgattccagaTTATTCGTCCAGGTATCTGGTTcattcgtccagtaacataacaacaatgctaccatacccagtgggagacattggaatataggaacaggagtagtccattctgcccctcgagcctgttccaccaatcgatcatggctaatctggatcttaactccatttacccaccttggttctgtaacccttaatacccttaccgaataaaaatctatcagtctcagctttgaaattttcaattgaccgagcctcaacagctttttgaggtccagagttccagatttccaccaccctttgtgtgaagaagtgcttcctgacaacacccctgaatggccaagctctaattttaaggttatgtccccttgttctggactctcccaccagaggaaatagtttctctctatctaccctatcaactgctTTGATCAATtcaaacacatcaattagatcaccccttaatcttcgacattcagtcttgttgctgtctatttcaagttacaaccttgtccttatctataaatgtactatttaatttatatatttctgtGAGAGACCCTCCTCTCTATATTGTAAAGCTTATGTTTCTCTAATTGTCCCTCATAGCCTTTACACTTAGAGACCAGTCATGCTGTTACTGCATTTTTGAAATGACCAAAGTAACTCTATTCACAAGTGTTATTTTTTCATCCTTTCGTACTTTTCAGGGTGGTAGGTGTGTATTGGAAAAGATTGCTTCCCGAGGTGCCCCTTGCAGTGGTGCAGCTGGACGTCAGGTCCCATACAAAGAGATCGTACAGCACGTGCACAAATCAATTACTGGCAGATATTGGGATGATGAGCAGAAAGCCCCATATTATATCTACATGGTAAGACTATCAATCAAAACACAATGGAGAGTTGTGCATTGTCCATTCTTTGTAGAATGCAAACATTGCAGTGTTTCATGATTCAATATTCTCTGTGTACAGGATTCAGCAAAGTTCAGAATGTACAGTTTCTACAGTACAAAATGTGTGTAGTTGGAGAATAGCCAAGAAAATGGGAGTTGACATACAAAGCACCAAACCAATTCCGAGCTGTGGACTTTTCAAATCGATCACTTTACACAACCCATATTGACCCTCCTGTGAAAATCATCATAGTTTAGTTCGTGAAATGTGTGCCCCTGTCTCCCATTTGATGATCAATTTAACACAAAAGATTGACGGTAGCGTGCCCTGTACATAAGAAAACTGCACAGTAGCAAATACCACACACTCTCGACCTACTGCATTCTACCTAGTCACATGTCTAATTGACATTGGCCAAATCTTGCTGAGATACTTGACGCACTGCAGTCAAAGGCTGTGATGCTTGAGCTTTCAGCAGTAACATTTAAATCATGTTTTCCACCTTTCGATTGCAATATTTTGTTACTTTGAGCAATTTGAAAAGATTATTTTGAGATGATAGAATGTTCCACATTGAGTTAAATCAGACCTTGGTTTATCCTATTGTTTTAAATTGTTTTCTCTGGAGGCCAATGCTAACTCTGACTTGCAAGTCATCTATCTCTTTCTATTTTCCcccaaatcatttttttccccaatcgAACACCATAATCTTTTGCCTTGTTGCATCTGAATTGACATCTGGGCTGTGCATTGGATTTTTCTAagttgctgtactgagggagcgctgcactgtcggaggtgccatctttcagatgacacactaaactgaggtcccatctgcgctTTAAATGTgtgtcttatgttcatatgttgcacAGCATCCAGATGAGTTAATTGATTTGAGTGTTAAAAATGATAGATTgggatttccttggagctgcaggggcacaatttcaaaatttgcagatggcccaaaacttggaagtgtaatgaacagtgaggaggttagttatagacttcaagaggacatagacaggctggtggaatgggcggacacgtggcagctgaaattcaacgcagaaaagtgtgaagtcacacatttcagtcggaagaaaggtgaggcaatgtaaactatgggatgcaggaaaggagagatctgggggttgatgagcacaaatcgttaaaggtggcagggcaggttgagaaagcatacaggatgctgggctttataaatagaggcatagattacaaaagcatggaggttatgatgaatacttataaaatgctggttcggccacaactggagcattgtgccagttctgggcaccgcacttttggaaggatgtgaaggccttaga encodes:
- the LOC137325597 gene encoding di-N-acetylchitobiase-like, which codes for MRWSLELAQALVVLVLWVCCGSGTGCPCSDRALCSPVTVEHKFEVGVRGPGVGVRGAGVGVRVRGFLPFITAIDCFILYSVFVFDVGGKDWKYYDWSKVTTIAAFGPYDPELLCYAHANQVRVVLRGVPTYKDIMDRNHQRKWINHRVNSVKRQFMDGINLDLKFSAENNSAIKLLITDLVAETTKKFHILIPGSQVTFNVPWSPDCIDGRCYDFLRIANSCDFLFVMSYDMQSQMWDICFSKPNAPYYQTLSGYSAYINLGIDSRKLVLGVPWYGYDYTCRQLFEGGRCVLEKIASRGAPCSGAAGRQVPYKEIVQHVHKSITGRYWDDEQKAPYYIYMVNNTYHLVWYDDPQSISIKSAIMKKLRLRGIGMWNGNMLNYSDDHFIVKQTEDMWNALCPL